In one Spirochaeta lutea genomic region, the following are encoded:
- a CDS encoding GTPase, whose amino-acid sequence MSVSMSSVPRIVITGLCNAGKSSVFNLLLQSEVTIVHSQKGTTTDPVTRRWELPGFGPVALTDTAGLNDTGGLGLSRHRTALDRLAAADLVLMISPGNQPPQPRETEILRHITALGKPWMAVLTHAARPVHPKKLALLESGSWPFEPPGAHGPNSTGLSGPWPADPQNPAGDLPPAVSVQPRTPHRVPEEVPRSSSAPFGCQSVIQVDNPTGQGYHQAVQALQRFFSQGDSNASSPLEGLLEPGDTIILVTPQDSGAPAGRLIKPQAETLRDALDRDCMVLTLGVSRVSQAYRRLIQSGAGPRLVITDSQAFDLVRDQLPDDQPLTSFSLIYARIRGDLPEFYKGISRLESLKDGDRVLILENCKHHRQNDDIATRQIPALLRHYTRADLEFSFSRHLHGDANPRDYALAVHCGGCMAHRQEILRRQRLFARCGVGMTNFGMVLAHCRGGILDRAMAPLLPCSSPERRL is encoded by the coding sequence ATGTCTGTCTCTATGAGCTCCGTACCCCGCATTGTCATCACCGGGTTATGTAATGCCGGAAAATCCAGCGTATTCAATCTCCTGCTCCAGAGTGAAGTAACCATCGTCCATTCCCAAAAGGGTACCACCACCGATCCGGTAACCCGCCGATGGGAGCTGCCCGGGTTCGGACCGGTAGCCCTGACGGACACCGCCGGGCTGAATGATACCGGCGGACTGGGACTATCCCGCCACCGCACCGCTCTGGACCGCCTGGCTGCTGCGGACCTGGTTCTGATGATCAGCCCGGGGAACCAGCCTCCCCAACCCCGGGAAACTGAAATTCTGAGGCACATTACCGCCCTGGGCAAGCCTTGGATGGCGGTTCTCACCCATGCTGCACGACCTGTTCACCCCAAAAAACTCGCTCTCCTGGAATCCGGCTCCTGGCCGTTTGAACCCCCTGGTGCCCATGGTCCCAATTCGACCGGGCTATCCGGCCCATGGCCGGCTGACCCCCAGAATCCCGCCGGAGATTTGCCGCCGGCGGTTTCGGTACAGCCTCGCACCCCCCATCGGGTACCGGAGGAGGTGCCGCGCTCTTCTTCCGCCCCATTTGGATGCCAATCCGTCATTCAGGTGGATAATCCCACCGGGCAGGGGTATCATCAGGCGGTTCAGGCTCTTCAGCGGTTTTTCTCCCAGGGTGATTCTAATGCCTCCAGCCCCTTGGAGGGATTGCTTGAACCCGGGGACACTATCATCCTCGTTACGCCCCAGGATTCCGGCGCTCCCGCCGGCCGTCTCATCAAACCCCAGGCTGAGACCCTCCGGGATGCCCTGGACCGGGACTGCATGGTGCTGACCCTGGGGGTATCCCGGGTTTCCCAAGCCTACCGGAGGCTCATCCAGAGCGGGGCCGGACCGCGGCTGGTCATTACCGATAGTCAGGCATTTGATCTGGTGAGGGATCAGCTGCCCGATGACCAGCCCCTGACCAGTTTTTCCCTGATTTATGCCAGGATTCGGGGGGATCTGCCGGAGTTCTATAAGGGGATTTCACGCCTTGAATCCCTTAAGGATGGAGACCGAGTCCTCATCTTAGAAAACTGTAAACACCACCGTCAAAACGACGATATCGCCACTCGGCAGATCCCGGCCTTACTCCGCCATTATACCCGGGCTGATCTGGAGTTTTCCTTCAGCCGGCATCTCCACGGTGATGCCAACCCTCGGGACTACGCGTTGGCAGTGCACTGCGGGGGGTGCATGGCGCACCGCCAGGAGATTCTTCGACGTCAGAGGCTGTTTGCCAGGTGCGGTGTGGGTATGACGAACTTCGGGATGGTTCTTGCCCACTGCCGGGGGGGAATCCTTGATCGGGCCATGGCGCCCCTGTTGCCTTGCAGCAGCCCAGAGCGCAGATTGTGA
- a CDS encoding nitroreductase family protein, with amino-acid sequence MDYPKIDTLVCTSCGACREDCVAQAISPDPYTIREDLCIRCGHCYAVCPVSAVSWPVSEINSYQTTENPVGPGEQNPGRDTGVHFGGEPRRDEVPGQAARFLENLVYTRRSTRQYQNRRIAPEVMERLVSLASYAPSGTNARVAGITIIDGTAEVQELTRCCMQFFAGAARIVLNPVTRWVLMLLLGRKTTRQLEGYRRSMDRYFRGGRDILTHHAPALVCIHAPARLPVSRDDCLILGHSMVLHGESLGLGSCYNGFLVRALAIHPGLRRRLQLPRGHRVFSVFTLGYPAVRYRRGVPRSKLVTRIIPGHPETPA; translated from the coding sequence ATGGATTACCCGAAGATAGATACCCTGGTCTGTACGTCCTGCGGGGCATGCAGAGAGGATTGTGTCGCCCAGGCTATCAGTCCAGATCCCTATACTATCCGGGAGGATCTGTGCATCCGCTGCGGGCATTGTTATGCCGTATGTCCTGTTTCCGCGGTTTCTTGGCCGGTCTCCGAAATAAATTCCTACCAGACGACTGAAAATCCTGTTGGGCCGGGTGAGCAGAATCCCGGAAGGGATACCGGAGTTCATTTCGGCGGCGAACCCAGGAGGGATGAAGTACCGGGCCAGGCAGCCAGATTCCTGGAGAATTTGGTGTATACCCGTCGCAGCACCCGGCAGTATCAGAACCGCCGGATTGCACCCGAGGTCATGGAACGCCTGGTTTCCCTGGCGAGTTATGCCCCTTCGGGCACGAATGCCCGGGTGGCAGGAATAACCATTATTGACGGAACCGCGGAAGTCCAGGAGCTCACCCGATGCTGTATGCAGTTTTTCGCCGGTGCAGCGAGGATAGTACTAAACCCGGTAACCCGGTGGGTCCTGATGCTCCTCCTGGGGAGGAAGACTACCCGCCAGTTGGAGGGATACCGCCGATCCATGGATAGGTACTTCCGGGGCGGCCGAGATATCCTCACCCACCACGCTCCTGCCTTGGTGTGTATCCATGCCCCTGCCCGGCTGCCGGTATCCAGGGATGATTGTTTGATTCTCGGGCATAGCATGGTTCTCCACGGGGAATCCTTGGGCCTGGGCAGCTGCTACAACGGGTTTCTGGTACGGGCCTTGGCCATCCATCCCGGGCTGCGGAGAAGGTTGCAGCTTCCCCGGGGACACCGGGTATTCTCTGTCTTTACCCTGGGCTATCCCGCAGTCCGGTACCGGCGGGGGGTGCCCCGGTCGAAGCTGGTCACCAGGATTATCCCAGGGCACCCGGAAACCCCAGCGTAG
- a CDS encoding diphosphate--fructose-6-phosphate 1-phosphotransferase: MEISALQKARLEYSPKLPPALSGAIDAIAVSFGDPTESIANQAELKQLFAKTYGKPIAAFGKGANPNVGKELRVGVILSGGQAPGGHNVITGLYDGLKKANPNSVLFGFLGGPSGLIDDEAVEFTDEFIDRYRNTGGFDIIGSGRTKIETDAQFAAVLETAKKRKLNAVVVIGGDDSNTNAALLAEYFQTQGTDIQVIGVPKTIDGDLKNEYIETSFGFDTACKTYSELIGNIGRDANSAKKYWHFIKLMGRSASHIALECALQTQPNIAIISEEVESKKKSLAQIVEEIADVVAKRAAKGNNFGIALIPEGLIEFVPEMKILIAELNDLLAHNAEYFASLRTFDDQAEFVSGKLTDHSAKVFGSLPRGIRAQLMADRDPHGNVQVSLIDTEKLLIEMVGERLDQMKAAGSFKGSFKALAHFFGYEGRCAFPSNFDADYTYSLGFTAFLLIANGLTGYLSSVRNLSKSADQWVAGGIPLTMMMNMEQRHGAMKPVIRKALVELDGAPFKTFASHRDTWAVETSFRFPGAIQYYGPGEVCDQPTITLVLEQQA, from the coding sequence ATGGAAATTTCAGCTTTGCAGAAGGCTCGTCTCGAGTACTCCCCCAAGCTGCCCCCCGCTCTATCCGGAGCTATTGACGCAATAGCGGTGTCCTTCGGTGATCCCACCGAATCCATTGCAAACCAGGCTGAGCTTAAACAGCTCTTTGCAAAGACCTACGGGAAGCCCATCGCAGCCTTCGGAAAGGGTGCTAATCCTAACGTAGGTAAAGAATTACGTGTCGGGGTGATCCTATCGGGCGGTCAGGCGCCAGGCGGCCACAACGTTATTACCGGGCTCTACGACGGGTTGAAGAAGGCAAACCCCAATTCCGTACTCTTCGGGTTTCTCGGCGGCCCTTCAGGATTGATTGATGACGAGGCTGTGGAGTTTACCGATGAGTTCATCGACCGATACCGGAACACCGGCGGATTTGACATCATCGGCTCGGGCCGGACGAAGATTGAGACCGATGCCCAGTTTGCCGCAGTCTTGGAAACCGCCAAAAAGCGGAAGCTCAATGCCGTGGTGGTTATCGGGGGTGATGATTCCAATACCAACGCCGCCCTTTTGGCGGAGTATTTCCAAACCCAAGGTACGGACATCCAGGTTATCGGGGTTCCGAAAACCATCGACGGCGACCTGAAGAATGAATACATCGAAACAAGCTTCGGGTTCGATACGGCCTGTAAAACCTACTCTGAACTCATTGGAAACATCGGCCGGGATGCCAACAGCGCCAAGAAATACTGGCACTTCATCAAGCTCATGGGCCGGAGCGCCAGCCATATCGCGTTGGAATGCGCTCTCCAGACCCAGCCCAACATCGCCATTATCAGCGAAGAGGTGGAGTCCAAGAAAAAGAGCCTGGCCCAGATTGTGGAAGAGATTGCCGATGTGGTGGCCAAGCGGGCTGCCAAGGGAAACAACTTCGGTATTGCCCTGATTCCCGAGGGTCTGATCGAATTCGTACCCGAGATGAAGATCCTGATCGCGGAACTGAACGACCTGCTTGCCCACAATGCCGAGTATTTCGCCAGCCTGAGAACCTTCGATGACCAGGCAGAGTTTGTGAGCGGGAAGCTGACCGACCACAGCGCCAAGGTATTCGGCAGTCTGCCCCGGGGAATCCGCGCTCAGCTCATGGCAGACCGGGATCCCCACGGTAACGTGCAGGTTAGCCTCATCGATACCGAGAAGCTGCTCATCGAGATGGTGGGAGAGCGTCTTGATCAGATGAAGGCCGCCGGTTCCTTCAAGGGTAGTTTTAAGGCTCTTGCCCACTTCTTCGGCTATGAGGGCCGCTGCGCCTTCCCCAGTAACTTCGATGCTGACTATACCTACAGCCTGGGATTTACCGCCTTTCTCCTGATTGCCAATGGTCTGACCGGCTATCTTTCCAGCGTACGGAACCTGTCGAAGTCCGCCGATCAGTGGGTGGCCGGTGGAATCCCCCTGACTATGATGATGAACATGGAACAGCGCCACGGTGCCATGAAGCCGGTTATTCGTAAGGCCTTGGTTGAATTGGATGGAGCACCCTTCAAAACCTTTGCATCCCACCGGGATACCTGGGCGGTAGAAACCAGCTTCCGGTTCCCCGGTGCGATCCAGTACTACGGACCTGGGGAGGTTTGCGACCAGCCTACCATCACCCTTGTTCTGGAGCAGCAGGCCTAG